The Senegalia massiliensis genomic sequence TATATAATTATATCCATATAGGTAATGCAAGGCCACTTATAGTTTTTGATGCATTAAGAAGGTTTCTTAAGACAAAAGGATATAAAGTGGACTACCTTGTGAATTTTACAGATATAGATGATAAAATGATTGAAAAAGCAAATGAAGAAGGAAAAACAGTAAAAGAAATTGCAGATAAGTTTATACAAGAATATACTATAGATGCTAACAATCTTCAAATATTAGAAGGTGAAACAATCCATCCTAGAGCTACAGAAAATATAGAGGAGATAATAGAATTTATAAAAGAATTAGAGCAAAAAGGTTTTGCTTATAATGTAAATGGAGACGTATATTTTGATATCAGTAAATGGCATAATTATGGGAAATTATCAAATAAAAACATAGAGGAATTGCAGTCAGGTGCTAGAATAGGTGTAAATACAGAAAAAAGAAATCCAGTAGATTTTGCTCTTTGGAAAAGTAAAAAAGAAGGAGAACCTTTTTGGAAAAGTCCATGGGGAGAAGGAAGACCAGGATGGCATATTGAATGTTCTGTAATGGCAAGAAAGTATTTAGGAGATACTATTGATATACATGCTGGAGGGCATGATTTAGAGTTTCCACATCATGAAAATGAAATAGCTCAATCAGAAAGTCTTACTGGAAAGCCATTTGCTAATTATTGGCTTCACAATGCAATGATAAATGTAGAAGATATAAAAATGAGCAAGTCTAAATTAAACTTTTTTACAGTAAGAGGTATAAGTAAGGAATATGATCTGGAAATAGTAAGGTATTTTATTTTATCTAGTCATTATAGAAGTCCAATAAATTTTAGTAGAGAAATACTAGAACAATCAAAGAATGGTCTCGATAGACTTTATAACGGAAAAAACAAATTGAAAGATCTTCTAGATACTGCTGATAAAGACAATATAAATATTGATAATAAAGTAAAAGGAAAAATAGATGAATTTAAAGTCGAATTTGAAAAGAGTATGGAAGATGATTTAAATACTTCTGATGCTTTATCAAAGATATTTGAACTTATCAAATATACCAATACAAATTTAAATAGTGATGTTTCTTATGGTACTTTAAAATATAGCTATGATGTTCTAATTCAATTAAGTGATATATTAGGATTATTATATAAAGAAAATGAAATTCTAGATGAAGAGATAACTTTATTAATTGAAAAAAGACTTGAAGCAAGAAAAAATAAAGATTATGATTTAGCAGATAAAATAAGAGATGATTTAAAAGAAAAGGGTATAATATTAGAAGATACAAAGAGAGGTACTAAATGGAAAAGAGAAATGTAAATAAGGTATATGAAAAGATATGGAGTGAGAGAGATGTTAATATGCTCTCTCCTCTACAACTTGCTTATATAGGTGATGCAGTATATGAGGTGTTTATTAGAAGATTTCTATTGGAGGATAAATTACTTTCTGTAAATGAACTTCATAAAAGAGCTATAGAGTTTGTAAAAGCAAAAGCACAATCTGACATAGTACATGAGTTAATGGATGTTTTAACAGAAGAAGAAATTAGAGTTGTTAAAAGAGGTAGAAATACTAAATCACAAAGTGTCCCTAAAAATGCCAACATATCAGATTATAGATATGCAACAGGCTTTGAAGCATTAGTAGGATATTTATATTTATTAGATAGACAAGATAGAATAAAAGAGTTATTTAATATGATAATAGAAAACTAATATGAGGAGTGAGAAATATGAATACAAATGATTATATAGAAGGAAGAAATCCAGTTATAGAAGCATTAAAATCTGGCCGAGAAATAGAAAAAATATTTATAGAAGATGGAAATAAGACTGGATCTATAAATGAGATTAAGAAATTAGCTAAATCCCGCGGGATTATAATTCAATATGTGCATAAAAATAAACTTAATCAAATTAGTAGTACAAATTCTCATCAAGGAGTCATAGCAATTTCTTCAAGCCATACTTATAAAAATATAGAAGATGTATTTGCACTTGCTAAAAGAAGAAGTGAAGATCCTTTTATAATTATATTAGATGAAATTAAAGATCCTCATAACTTGGGTTCCATAATGAGAACAGCAGAATGTGTAGGTGCTCATGGAATAATAATTCCTAAGAGGAGGTCTGTGGGTCTTACTTCTACAGTTGCAAAAACATCGGCAGGAGCAATAGAGTATATGCCAGTAGTAAAGGTATCTAATATAGCTAATACAATAGATGTATTAAAAGAAGAAGGTGTTTGGATATATGGAGCAGATATGGCTGGAAGTGCTGATTATTATAACACGAATTTGACAGGACCTATTGGAATAGTTATAGGTAGTGAAGGTAATGGAATTGGGAGGTTAGTAAAAGAAAAATGTGATGAGTTAGTAAAAATACCTATAAAAGGAAAAGTCTCATCTTTAAATGCCTCTGTTGCAGCTTCTATTATAATGTATGATGTAAATAGGCAAAGAGGATTGAAAAAATGAGATGGCTAAAAATAAAAAAGAGTATCTTTTTATAGATGCATATAACATAATAAATAGTTGGGCTAAACTTAAAGAATTAAGTCGCTTAAGTTTAGATACTGCAAGAAATGAACTTATAGAAATAATGTCAGAATACCAATCTTTTACAGGTATTAATGTAATAATAGTATTTGATGCTCATTTAGTAAAGGGAAGTAATACTAAAGAAGAAGATGTATATGG encodes the following:
- the cysS gene encoding cysteine--tRNA ligase, with amino-acid sequence MKLYNSLTRKKEEFVPLNKDKVTIYVCGPTVYNYIHIGNARPLIVFDALRRFLKTKGYKVDYLVNFTDIDDKMIEKANEEGKTVKEIADKFIQEYTIDANNLQILEGETIHPRATENIEEIIEFIKELEQKGFAYNVNGDVYFDISKWHNYGKLSNKNIEELQSGARIGVNTEKRNPVDFALWKSKKEGEPFWKSPWGEGRPGWHIECSVMARKYLGDTIDIHAGGHDLEFPHHENEIAQSESLTGKPFANYWLHNAMINVEDIKMSKSKLNFFTVRGISKEYDLEIVRYFILSSHYRSPINFSREILEQSKNGLDRLYNGKNKLKDLLDTADKDNINIDNKVKGKIDEFKVEFEKSMEDDLNTSDALSKIFELIKYTNTNLNSDVSYGTLKYSYDVLIQLSDILGLLYKENEILDEEITLLIEKRLEARKNKDYDLADKIRDDLKEKGIILEDTKRGTKWKREM
- a CDS encoding Mini-ribonuclease 3 encodes the protein MEKRNVNKVYEKIWSERDVNMLSPLQLAYIGDAVYEVFIRRFLLEDKLLSVNELHKRAIEFVKAKAQSDIVHELMDVLTEEEIRVVKRGRNTKSQSVPKNANISDYRYATGFEALVGYLYLLDRQDRIKELFNMIIEN
- the rlmB gene encoding 23S rRNA (guanosine(2251)-2'-O)-methyltransferase RlmB — encoded protein: MNTNDYIEGRNPVIEALKSGREIEKIFIEDGNKTGSINEIKKLAKSRGIIIQYVHKNKLNQISSTNSHQGVIAISSSHTYKNIEDVFALAKRRSEDPFIIILDEIKDPHNLGSIMRTAECVGAHGIIIPKRRSVGLTSTVAKTSAGAIEYMPVVKVSNIANTIDVLKEEGVWIYGADMAGSADYYNTNLTGPIGIVIGSEGNGIGRLVKEKCDELVKIPIKGKVSSLNASVAASIIMYDVNRQRGLKK